From Paenibacillus sp. PK3_47, the proteins below share one genomic window:
- the trpD gene encoding anthranilate phosphoribosyltransferase, translating into MDASQLLQSGIAGLIEGRDLSRSQAREIMGTIMEGAASAAQIGALLTALRIKGETVEEITGFAEAMRGFGTPVLTERTRLLDTCGTGGSGIHKFNISTASAIISSAASVRVAKHGNRSASGRAGSADVLEALGVNIHLNAEQARQCLDSIGICFLFAQIYHPSMKHAAAPRRELGVRTIFNMLGPLTNPAGADRQLMGIYDRDKTETVAHVLKELGSKRAMIVSSLDGLDEISISSATQVSELKNGLVTTYEVTPESLGLSSHPLEDVLGGDAAENAAIITSVLQGEMNPYRDIVLANAGACIYVAGLADTLRDGVEKARVTIDSGQALMKLEQLKVMTKELDYVS; encoded by the coding sequence ATGGATGCAAGCCAGTTGTTACAATCAGGAATTGCCGGACTCATTGAAGGCAGAGACCTTAGCCGTTCGCAGGCACGGGAGATTATGGGGACGATTATGGAAGGTGCGGCATCGGCCGCACAGATCGGCGCGCTGCTGACAGCGCTGCGGATCAAAGGTGAAACTGTAGAAGAAATTACCGGCTTCGCGGAAGCGATGCGCGGCTTCGGTACACCCGTACTTACTGAACGTACGAGACTCCTCGATACTTGCGGTACCGGGGGCTCCGGAATTCATAAATTTAATATCTCCACCGCCTCGGCTATCATCTCTTCCGCTGCCTCTGTCCGTGTCGCCAAGCATGGCAACCGCTCAGCCAGCGGCAGAGCAGGCAGTGCGGATGTATTGGAGGCACTTGGAGTCAATATTCATCTGAACGCAGAGCAGGCCCGGCAGTGTCTGGACAGCATCGGGATCTGCTTCCTGTTCGCGCAAATTTACCATCCTTCAATGAAGCATGCCGCAGCACCGCGCCGGGAGCTTGGTGTCCGGACGATATTCAATATGCTTGGCCCGCTGACCAACCCGGCCGGAGCAGACCGGCAGCTGATGGGGATATATGACCGTGACAAAACGGAAACGGTAGCCCATGTGCTAAAAGAGCTGGGTTCCAAGCGCGCGATGATCGTCAGCAGTCTGGACGGCCTGGATGAGATCAGCATCTCTTCAGCCACCCAGGTCTCCGAACTTAAGAACGGACTGGTCACTACCTATGAAGTGACACCGGAATCGCTGGGCCTCAGCAGCCATCCGCTGGAAGATGTGCTGGGCGGAGATGCGGCGGAGAATGCGGCGATTATTACCAGTGTACTTCAAGGTGAAATGAATCCTTACCGCGACATTGTACTGGCCAATGCGGGTGCTTGCATCTATGTTGCAGGTCTTGCTGATACCCTTAGAGACGGCGTGGAGAAAGCGAGAGTTACTATCGATTCGGGCCAGGCCCTCATGAAGCTGGAGCAGTTAAAAGTTATGACGAAGGAGCTTGATTATGTATCTTGA
- the trpE gene encoding anthranilate synthase component I, whose translation MTNPRIDEVVALSREYNLIPVVKRLLADMETPIRLFQRFAEQDHAFLLESVEGGIQWARYSFIGSDPFLKISGKKGVIRAEVGGEQRLLQGKPIEELKALLRSYRSPKLEGMPPFTGGAIGFFGYDLLQYYEKLSPHAVDDLGMDDIRFMFCDRIIVFDHVKQQILLVGNLHIKDGDTDSEIRAGYEELSRKLENLAEELQKEGPKENVNRRSIPQDIELGQIHSNVTKEQYISNVEQAKEYIRAGDIFQVVLSQRLHIETEVSPLHVYRMLRTLNPSPYMYYLKMDEEIIVGTSPEALVKVDGDRVETRPIAGTRPRGATDTEDRQLAADLLEDEKERAEHLMLVDLGRNDLGRVSKFGTVKCDSFMEIEKYSHVMHMVSNVAGTLDDNKDFFDAFLSCLPAGTVSGAPKLRAMEIISELEREARGAYAGAIGYLGFSGNMDSCITIRTIIFRKGRAYVQAGAGIVWDSVPEKEYEETMNKAKGMLKAIRMAEAMFPVEVKEKQVINQDYMYEYTPN comes from the coding sequence ATGACGAACCCTAGAATCGACGAAGTGGTGGCACTGTCGAGGGAATATAATTTAATCCCTGTAGTAAAAAGGCTGCTGGCCGATATGGAGACCCCAATCCGTTTGTTCCAGCGTTTTGCGGAGCAGGATCATGCGTTTCTGCTGGAAAGTGTGGAGGGCGGCATTCAATGGGCACGGTACTCTTTTATCGGAAGTGATCCATTTCTGAAGATTTCGGGTAAAAAGGGTGTTATCCGCGCTGAAGTCGGCGGGGAACAGCGGCTGCTTCAGGGCAAGCCGATCGAAGAGCTGAAAGCACTGCTCAGATCCTACCGCAGCCCCAAGCTTGAGGGAATGCCTCCTTTTACCGGCGGGGCCATCGGATTCTTCGGTTATGACCTGCTGCAGTATTATGAAAAGCTGTCCCCGCATGCTGTAGACGATCTGGGGATGGACGATATCCGCTTTATGTTCTGTGACCGCATCATCGTATTCGATCATGTGAAGCAGCAGATCCTGCTCGTCGGTAACCTGCACATCAAGGACGGGGACACGGATTCAGAGATCCGTGCAGGCTACGAGGAGCTTAGCCGGAAGCTGGAAAACCTGGCCGAAGAGCTGCAGAAGGAAGGGCCGAAGGAGAACGTCAACCGGCGCAGTATTCCGCAGGACATTGAGCTCGGGCAGATACACTCGAATGTTACAAAAGAGCAGTATATCAGCAACGTAGAGCAGGCCAAGGAATATATCCGGGCCGGGGACATTTTTCAGGTGGTATTATCACAGCGTCTGCATATTGAGACGGAAGTATCACCGCTGCACGTGTACCGGATGCTGCGTACCCTGAATCCTTCACCCTATATGTATTATCTGAAAATGGATGAGGAGATTATCGTCGGCACTTCTCCGGAGGCGCTGGTAAAGGTGGACGGAGACCGGGTGGAGACCCGGCCGATCGCGGGCACCCGGCCGCGGGGCGCAACGGACACTGAGGACCGGCAGCTCGCCGCAGACCTGCTGGAGGATGAGAAGGAACGGGCGGAACATCTGATGCTGGTGGATCTGGGCCGCAACGATTTGGGCCGGGTTTCAAAGTTCGGGACGGTGAAATGCGATTCCTTTATGGAAATTGAAAAATACTCCCATGTCATGCACATGGTCTCGAATGTAGCCGGTACTCTGGATGACAACAAGGATTTCTTCGATGCTTTCCTCTCCTGCCTGCCGGCCGGTACTGTCTCCGGTGCGCCAAAGCTGCGGGCAATGGAAATTATCTCCGAGCTGGAACGGGAAGCAAGAGGCGCTTACGCCGGTGCGATTGGTTATCTCGGGTTTTCCGGGAATATGGATTCCTGCATTACAATCCGGACGATTATTTTCCGCAAAGGCCGGGCTTATGTGCAGGCAGGGGCAGGAATTGTCTGGGATTCGGTTCCGGAGAAGGAATACGAAGAGACGATGAACAAGGCCAAAGGGATGCTGAAGGCCATCCGCATGGCTGAAGCCATGTTCCCTGTGGAAGTAAAGGAGAAGCAGGTCATCAACCAGGATTACATGTACGAATACACCCCTAATTAA
- the aroH gene encoding chorismate mutase has translation MVNRGIRGATTVTQNEENEILRETVVLLREIVERNDVIAEDICSVWITVTGDLDATFPARAIREIEGWELVPLMCSVEIPVKGGLPMCIRLMVQVNTDKSQRDIRHVYLNEAQKLRPDLSQAK, from the coding sequence ATGGTAAACCGGGGAATACGCGGGGCTACAACCGTTACACAAAATGAGGAAAACGAGATTTTACGGGAAACTGTGGTGCTGCTGCGGGAAATTGTCGAGCGTAATGATGTCATCGCAGAAGATATCTGCAGTGTGTGGATTACGGTGACCGGGGATCTGGACGCTACGTTTCCGGCGCGGGCCATCCGTGAGATCGAAGGCTGGGAGCTGGTGCCGCTGATGTGCTCCGTGGAGATTCCCGTCAAAGGCGGCCTGCCGATGTGCATCCGTCTGATGGTGCAGGTCAATACGGACAAGTCGCAGCGGGATATCCGCCATGTCTATCTGAACGAAGCCCAGAAGCTCCGTCCCGATCTCTCACAGGCCAAGTAA
- the aroB gene encoding 3-dehydroquinate synthase, producing MVRQITVDLGERSYPIYIGSGLLKDVGQRCLEAGFPLRSPLLVVSDSEVAPRYLHVLEASLREHGYTVVTHIIPAGEASKSLAVYEEVITTAIQAGLDRSSAVLALGGGVVGDLAGYVAATYMRGIGFMQIPTTILAHDSSVGGKVAVNHPLAKNMIGAFYQPSMVLYDIDTLLTLPARQVSSGLAEVVKHGLILDKEFAYWCREHAAELLELNVEALGYALERGCAIKAAVIGNDEREQGQRAILNLGHTIGHAIEAVGGYGVFLHGEAIAIGMAGSALLAAKLGRDASIYEDTVSMLTALGLPVRLPAETSEDELMEAMMHDKKFKEGRMTFIVPDTIGSVSIVNDVQQSTVREVIAQLKKEESPW from the coding sequence ATGGTACGGCAGATTACAGTAGATTTGGGTGAACGTTCGTATCCGATTTATATTGGAAGCGGGCTGCTGAAGGATGTCGGCCAGCGCTGCCTGGAGGCGGGTTTTCCGCTCCGCAGTCCGCTGCTTGTAGTCAGTGACAGCGAAGTTGCACCGCGCTATCTGCATGTACTGGAAGCGTCCCTGCGGGAACACGGTTATACCGTGGTGACTCATATCATTCCTGCTGGAGAAGCTTCCAAATCCCTGGCTGTCTATGAAGAGGTAATTACAACGGCTATCCAGGCCGGCCTGGACCGCAGCTCTGCGGTTCTGGCGCTTGGCGGCGGCGTAGTCGGCGATCTGGCCGGTTATGTTGCCGCAACCTATATGCGGGGAATCGGCTTTATGCAGATTCCGACTACGATCCTGGCCCATGACAGCAGTGTCGGCGGCAAGGTGGCCGTCAATCATCCGCTGGCCAAGAATATGATCGGAGCTTTCTATCAGCCGTCCATGGTGCTCTATGACATCGACACGCTGCTTACACTCCCGGCGCGCCAGGTTTCATCCGGGCTTGCCGAGGTCGTGAAGCACGGGCTGATTCTGGATAAGGAGTTCGCATACTGGTGCCGTGAGCATGCGGCTGAACTGCTTGAACTGAATGTTGAAGCGCTTGGATACGCCCTGGAGCGCGGATGTGCCATCAAGGCTGCCGTTATCGGTAATGATGAGCGTGAGCAGGGGCAGCGGGCGATCCTGAACCTGGGACACACCATCGGGCATGCTATAGAAGCCGTTGGCGGATATGGTGTGTTCCTGCATGGTGAAGCCATTGCCATCGGAATGGCCGGTTCGGCACTTCTGGCTGCCAAGCTGGGCCGTGATGCGTCGATTTATGAGGATACGGTATCTATGCTTACAGCCCTCGGACTGCCGGTCAGACTTCCGGCGGAAACCAGTGAAGATGAGCTGATGGAAGCGATGATGCATGACAAGAAGTTCAAGGAAGGCCGGATGACCTTTATCGTCCCTGATACAATTGGTTCTGTAAGTATTGTTAATGATGTGCAGCAGAGCACCGTCCGTGAAGTAATCGCACAGCTTAAGAAGGAGGAAAGCCCATGGTAA
- the aroC gene encoding chorismate synthase: MSLRYLTAGETHGPQLTAIIEGLPSNLTLNFEELNFQLERRQKGYGRGRRMQIEKDTAQIAGGVRHGYTTGAPVALVVENKDWTHWRNIMNIEPIPGSDEEKRRVNRPRPGHADLNGGLKYNHTDLRNVLERSSARETAARVAVGAVARQLLAAFGVKIAGQVIRIGEIEAPPNQLTVDELIEQTEASSVRVVDKETEQKMEAYIDKIKEEGDSIGGIVECIVEGLPVGLGSYVQYDRKLDAAIAGAVMSINAFKGVEIGIGFEAGKLRGSQVHDEIMYEPSRGYYRASNRLGGFEGGMTNGMPVVVRGVMKPIPTLYKPLQSVDIDTKEPFTAQVERSDACAVPAACVVLENVVAWEIAKAFLDKFGGDSMEEIRSNYNSYLAQLESY, translated from the coding sequence ATGAGTTTACGCTATTTGACAGCGGGGGAAACGCACGGCCCCCAGCTTACAGCCATTATTGAAGGACTGCCCAGCAATTTGACACTTAATTTTGAGGAGCTTAACTTCCAGCTCGAGCGGCGTCAGAAGGGCTACGGCCGCGGACGGCGGATGCAGATTGAGAAAGATACGGCACAGATCGCCGGCGGAGTGCGCCACGGCTATACTACGGGAGCTCCTGTGGCCCTTGTGGTAGAGAACAAGGACTGGACCCACTGGAGAAACATTATGAATATCGAGCCGATTCCCGGAAGCGATGAAGAGAAGCGGCGTGTGAACCGTCCCCGTCCTGGACATGCGGATCTGAACGGCGGATTGAAGTATAACCATACAGACCTGCGGAACGTTCTTGAACGTTCGAGTGCCCGTGAGACAGCGGCGAGAGTTGCGGTTGGCGCGGTTGCCCGGCAGCTGCTGGCTGCATTCGGCGTAAAGATTGCCGGACAAGTCATCCGTATCGGTGAAATTGAGGCTCCGCCCAATCAGCTTACTGTGGATGAGCTGATAGAGCAGACTGAGGCTTCTTCTGTGCGAGTGGTAGACAAAGAGACAGAACAGAAGATGGAGGCTTACATAGACAAGATCAAGGAGGAAGGCGACTCGATCGGAGGCATTGTCGAATGTATCGTCGAAGGCCTGCCTGTCGGTCTGGGCAGTTATGTGCAGTATGACCGCAAGCTGGACGCTGCGATCGCCGGAGCTGTAATGTCGATCAACGCTTTCAAAGGTGTCGAGATCGGTATCGGATTTGAAGCCGGTAAGCTGCGCGGATCACAGGTCCATGATGAGATTATGTACGAGCCTTCCAGAGGATATTACCGGGCAAGCAACCGCCTCGGCGGTTTTGAAGGCGGAATGACCAACGGAATGCCGGTTGTCGTCCGCGGAGTAATGAAGCCGATCCCGACCCTCTACAAGCCGCTGCAGAGCGTGGATATCGACACTAAGGAGCCTTTTACCGCCCAGGTTGAACGTTCGGATGCCTGTGCTGTGCCGGCAGCCTGTGTCGTGCTGGAGAATGTAGTAGCCTGGGAAATCGCCAAAGCCTTCCTGGATAAATTCGGAGGGGACTCGATGGAAGAAATCCGCTCCAACTACAACAGCTATCTGGCACAGCTGGAGAGCTATTAA
- a CDS encoding protein-glutamate O-methyltransferase CheR, translated as MAEREGLVAADPDYTGFIHKIKQSTGIDLSQYKEAQMKRRLTTLRMKNGYHSFSDFYSAMMQDKALFYEFLDRMTINVSEFWRNPNRWEVLRDVILPDLQRSGRRLKLWSAACSTGEEPYTLAMILSDKNILTQTGILATDIDDGALSKAKQGLYLERSLKDVPKDVAARYFAQEGPMFKVSEGLKKNIDFRKQNLLLDKFDEGFDLIICRNVMIYFTEEAKNKLYHKFSASLRPGGYLFVGSTEQIFTPGQYGFESTETFFYRKK; from the coding sequence ATGGCTGAACGTGAAGGACTCGTGGCAGCAGACCCGGATTATACCGGATTTATTCACAAGATCAAACAAAGTACAGGAATAGACCTGTCTCAATACAAGGAAGCCCAGATGAAGCGGCGTCTTACTACGCTGCGGATGAAGAACGGCTATCATTCATTCAGTGATTTCTACAGCGCAATGATGCAGGACAAGGCATTGTTCTATGAGTTTCTCGACCGGATGACAATTAATGTCTCGGAGTTCTGGCGCAATCCGAACCGCTGGGAAGTGCTGCGGGATGTCATTCTGCCTGATCTGCAGCGTTCCGGCCGCAGGCTCAAGCTGTGGAGCGCCGCCTGCTCTACAGGGGAAGAGCCGTATACACTGGCCATGATTCTTTCTGACAAGAATATACTCACGCAGACCGGAATCCTGGCTACGGATATTGATGACGGCGCATTGTCCAAAGCGAAGCAGGGCCTCTATCTGGAGCGCTCCCTGAAGGATGTGCCGAAGGATGTGGCAGCGCGTTATTTCGCTCAGGAGGGGCCGATGTTCAAGGTCAGTGAAGGCCTCAAGAAGAACATTGATTTCCGCAAGCAGAATCTCCTGCTGGATAAATTCGATGAAGGCTTTGACCTTATCATCTGCCGTAACGTAATGATCTATTTTACCGAAGAAGCAAAGAACAAGCTCTACCACAAATTTTCGGCCAGCCTGCGCCCGGGCGGATATTTGTTCGTAGGCAGCACAGAGCAGATCTTTACACCGGGGCAGTACGGCTTTGAATCGACGGAGACCTTCTTCTACCGCAAGAAATAA
- the ndk gene encoding nucleoside-diphosphate kinase: MERTYLMIKPDGVQRGLIGRIVARLEDKGFKLIAAKLITVTDEQAKKHYAEHEGKDFFGELVGFITSGPVFAMVWEGDDVIALSRLLIGKTKVGEALPGTIRGDFASHTPLNLIHGSDSPESAEREIANFFAPDELAHYNKDIEAWM; this comes from the coding sequence ATGGAAAGAACGTATCTGATGATCAAGCCGGACGGAGTGCAGCGCGGACTGATCGGGCGTATTGTTGCCCGCCTGGAAGACAAGGGATTCAAACTCATCGCAGCAAAGCTGATTACCGTTACGGATGAGCAGGCCAAGAAGCACTATGCAGAACATGAAGGCAAGGATTTCTTTGGTGAACTGGTAGGATTTATAACTTCCGGCCCTGTGTTCGCTATGGTATGGGAAGGCGATGACGTTATTGCGCTGTCCCGTCTCCTGATCGGCAAGACCAAGGTTGGCGAGGCATTACCCGGAACCATCCGCGGTGATTTTGCCAGTCATACACCACTTAACCTGATTCACGGATCAGATTCTCCAGAAAGCGCAGAACGCGAAATTGCCAATTTCTTTGCTCCGGATGAACTGGCCCACTATAATAAAGACATCGAAGCCTGGATGTAA
- a CDS encoding polyprenyl synthetase family protein, producing MKRMQMFGLLNKDMDQIEKELYRSVQGDDDLLTETSLHLLKAGGKRLRPVFVLMGGKFGQYDLEKLKRVAIPLELIHSASLVHDDVIDDAQLRRGELTVKAKWGDKIAMYTGDYIYAKALVMTSELSNPRIHQILSKAMVEMSIGEMEQIRDFFNSEQSVRHYLRRIRRKTALLIAVSCQLGALAADADPESARLLYNYGYNVGMAFQIRDDLLDLSGTEKQIGKPPGSDMRQGNITLPVIYSLEDGRLRASLLEELALIRAGHTGVGRAIDLILSGDGIARSEELASRYINKALAALDELPSNRTKRNLRDIAYFVTGRAY from the coding sequence ATGAAACGAATGCAAATGTTTGGCTTGCTGAATAAAGATATGGACCAGATTGAAAAAGAGCTGTACCGCAGTGTTCAGGGAGACGATGACCTGCTGACAGAGACATCCCTGCATCTGCTGAAGGCAGGGGGAAAACGTCTGCGTCCGGTGTTTGTACTGATGGGAGGCAAATTCGGGCAATATGATCTGGAGAAGCTGAAGCGGGTAGCCATTCCGCTGGAGCTGATCCACAGCGCTTCACTCGTCCACGATGATGTCATTGACGATGCACAGCTGCGGCGCGGCGAGCTTACTGTCAAGGCGAAGTGGGGCGATAAGATCGCTATGTATACCGGCGATTATATCTACGCGAAGGCGCTTGTCATGACCTCGGAGCTCTCCAATCCGCGGATTCACCAAATTCTCTCCAAAGCAATGGTAGAGATGTCTATCGGAGAAATGGAGCAGATCCGTGATTTCTTCAACAGTGAGCAGAGCGTACGCCATTATCTCCGGCGGATCCGCCGCAAGACGGCACTGCTGATTGCCGTCAGCTGCCAGCTTGGTGCGCTGGCAGCTGACGCAGACCCGGAATCGGCCCGCCTGCTCTACAATTACGGATACAATGTCGGTATGGCATTTCAGATCCGTGATGATCTGCTCGATCTTTCCGGGACGGAGAAACAAATCGGCAAACCGCCGGGCAGTGATATGCGTCAAGGCAATATCACGCTTCCGGTAATCTACAGTCTGGAAGACGGCCGGCTGCGTGCTTCGCTGCTGGAAGAGCTGGCACTGATCCGTGCCGGTCACACCGGTGTAGGCAGGGCTATTGATCTGATCCTCTCCGGTGATGGAATCGCCCGTTCTGAGGAGCTGGCTTCACGTTATATCAATAAAGCGCTGGCTGCGCTGGACGAGCTTCCCAGCAACCGGACCAAACGCAATCTGCGGGACATTGCTTATTTTGTGACAGGCAGAGCTTACTAA
- a CDS encoding menaquinone biosynthesis protein, which translates to MHTVIGKISYTNSWPVFHNFYPSTLSFPAEMVSEVPAILNQGMAEGSIHVGALSSFAYAAASDRLLLLPDLSVSADGPVQSILLFSRTPVDRIGSGRIAVTNTSATSVNLLKILMEKAVGAKPEYISAEPDLDSMMEQTDACLLIGDNAIRASWQDRGYIVTDLGRLWKEWTGHSMTFAVWAVNREAAREMPEAIAEIAGAFMESKRRGVQDLAPIIREARTGIGGTTAYWDGYFRNLCYDFGERQQEGLNLYFRYAYQMGLLPQEVKMELWSRNMLIRVKE; encoded by the coding sequence ATGCATACGGTGATAGGTAAAATCAGCTATACCAACTCATGGCCGGTATTTCACAATTTCTACCCCTCTACATTGAGTTTTCCTGCAGAGATGGTAAGTGAAGTGCCTGCCATTCTTAATCAGGGGATGGCAGAGGGCAGCATCCATGTAGGCGCTTTATCGTCTTTCGCATATGCTGCGGCCAGCGACCGGCTGCTCCTGCTTCCTGATCTGTCTGTCAGTGCGGACGGACCGGTACAATCCATTCTGCTGTTCTCACGGACACCGGTTGACCGGATCGGCAGCGGCAGAATTGCTGTGACCAATACATCCGCAACTTCGGTCAATCTGCTGAAGATTCTGATGGAAAAGGCAGTAGGCGCCAAGCCGGAATATATCAGCGCAGAGCCGGATCTGGACAGCATGATGGAGCAGACAGATGCCTGTCTTCTGATCGGGGACAATGCAATCAGGGCCTCGTGGCAGGATCGTGGTTATATCGTTACGGATCTGGGCCGGCTCTGGAAAGAATGGACCGGGCACAGCATGACTTTCGCAGTCTGGGCAGTGAACCGTGAAGCTGCACGGGAAATGCCGGAAGCCATTGCGGAGATCGCCGGAGCTTTTATGGAGAGCAAGAGACGCGGAGTGCAGGATCTGGCTCCGATTATCCGTGAGGCGCGCACGGGGATAGGCGGCACGACAGCCTACTGGGACGGGTATTTCCGTAATTTGTGTTACGACTTTGGGGAAAGGCAGCAGGAAGGTCTGAATCTCTATTTCCGCTATGCCTATCAAATGGGCCTGCTGCCGCAGGAAGTGAAGATGGAGCTTTGGAGCCGGAATATGCTGATACGGGTGAAAGAATGA
- a CDS encoding flavin prenyltransferase UbiX: protein MNKLRPKNFVVGITGASGAVYGVRLTETLLDMGYTVHLVVSNAGWRVFKEELGFAASDREGFLNEQFKGYPGSLIYHPVGDIGASIASGSFRTEGMIIMPCSMGTLAAVANGSSDNLMTRAADVMMKEGRPLVLVPRETPLHAIHLENMLKLSRLGVRMIPAMPAFYFGPSSMDDMINFMVGKVLDSFNIEHSLFRRWGE, encoded by the coding sequence ATGAATAAGCTCAGACCTAAAAATTTCGTCGTAGGAATTACCGGAGCAAGCGGAGCTGTCTATGGCGTTCGTCTGACAGAAACCCTGCTTGATATGGGATATACGGTTCATTTAGTTGTAAGCAATGCGGGCTGGCGCGTCTTTAAAGAAGAGCTGGGTTTTGCCGCCTCAGACCGGGAGGGCTTTTTGAACGAGCAGTTCAAAGGCTATCCCGGTTCTCTCATTTATCACCCTGTAGGGGATATCGGTGCGTCGATTGCGAGCGGATCCTTCCGGACTGAAGGGATGATCATTATGCCCTGCTCTATGGGGACGCTTGCTGCTGTGGCGAACGGAAGCTCCGACAACTTGATGACAAGGGCTGCAGATGTCATGATGAAGGAAGGGCGTCCGCTGGTACTCGTTCCCCGGGAGACACCGCTGCATGCCATCCACCTGGAAAATATGCTGAAGCTGTCCCGCCTTGGAGTCAGGATGATTCCGGCCATGCCGGCCTTTTATTTCGGCCCGAGCAGCATGGACGACATGATTAACTTCATGGTGGGCAAGGTGCTGGACAGCTTTAATATTGAACACAGCTTATTTCGCAGATGGGGGGAATGA
- a CDS encoding UbiA-like polyprenyltransferase, giving the protein MFKKVGIFLQMIKFEHTVFALPFAFMGALLGSVVMSGSLPSWAQIGWIVIAMFGARSAAMGLNRLIDRISDAKNPRTAGRAIPAGLLKVGEVVVFIAVSFFLLFWAAFNLNPLSAKLLPIAVFLLVLYSFTKRFTWACHLILGLTIALAPLGGWVAVTGNVDLTAMIFYFTIVFWTAGFDVIYSCQDVDFDTKEGLYSIPVRFGVARALTIAKVFHLLTGIGFVSLLFMADLSWWYAAGMIIAYIILFYEHHIVSANDLSRLQTAFFTMNGVLSIVVFSFTLIDLVVQFR; this is encoded by the coding sequence ATGTTTAAAAAAGTCGGTATTTTTCTGCAAATGATCAAGTTTGAACATACTGTTTTTGCATTACCCTTCGCTTTTATGGGCGCACTGCTGGGTTCGGTTGTCATGTCCGGCAGCCTGCCTTCCTGGGCCCAGATCGGCTGGATCGTAATCGCGATGTTCGGTGCCCGCAGTGCGGCCATGGGACTGAACCGGCTGATTGACCGGATCAGTGATGCCAAAAATCCGCGGACTGCAGGAAGAGCGATTCCGGCGGGTCTGCTGAAGGTCGGAGAAGTTGTAGTATTTATTGCGGTATCATTCTTCCTGTTATTCTGGGCGGCGTTCAACCTTAATCCCTTGTCGGCCAAGCTGCTGCCGATCGCAGTTTTTCTTCTTGTTTTATACTCCTTTACCAAGCGCTTTACCTGGGCATGCCATCTGATTCTTGGCCTCACCATTGCCCTGGCTCCGCTGGGGGGCTGGGTTGCTGTTACGGGCAATGTTGACCTGACAGCGATGATCTTCTATTTCACAATTGTGTTCTGGACAGCAGGCTTTGACGTGATTTACTCCTGCCAGGATGTTGATTTTGACACCAAGGAAGGTCTGTACTCCATCCCTGTCCGTTTTGGTGTCGCGCGTGCGCTGACCATTGCCAAGGTGTTCCATCTGCTTACCGGCATCGGGTTCGTGTCGCTCCTCTTTATGGCTGATCTGAGCTGGTGGTATGCCGCGGGCATGATCATTGCTTATATCATTCTTTTTTATGAGCATCACATTGTTTCTGCAAATGATTTAAGCCGCCTGCAGACTGCCTTTTTCACGATGAACGGTGTGCTCAGCATTGTGGTGTTTTCCTTTACTCTGATTGACCTGGTGGTGCAATTCCGCTGA
- a CDS encoding demethylmenaquinone methyltransferase has protein sequence MTIDKTTVMGDKSVKPKEQFVHSVFESIAGKYDLMNDILSFRRHKAWRKFTMRKMNMKKGDSAVDLCCGTCDWSIALAEASGTGNVMGLDFSAGMLEVGRSKVEARNLQDRITLVQGNAMELPFGDNSFDYATIGFGLRNVPDPVQVLNEMKRVVKPGGMVVCLELSKPMKQPFKGVYYFYFQRILPLMGKLFAKRYEQYKWLPESLALFPDRVQLEAIFRDTGLKKVESFPLTGGIAALHIGLKEN, from the coding sequence ATGACTATAGACAAAACAACTGTTATGGGCGACAAGAGCGTTAAGCCCAAGGAGCAATTCGTTCATTCCGTATTCGAGAGCATTGCCGGCAAATATGATCTGATGAACGATATTCTAAGCTTCCGCCGCCACAAAGCGTGGAGAAAGTTTACCATGCGCAAGATGAACATGAAAAAGGGCGACTCGGCGGTTGACCTGTGCTGCGGCACCTGTGACTGGAGCATTGCCCTGGCTGAAGCGAGCGGGACCGGCAATGTAATGGGGCTTGATTTCAGTGCAGGAATGCTTGAGGTCGGACGCAGCAAGGTCGAGGCGCGCAACCTTCAGGACCGCATCACGCTGGTGCAGGGGAATGCCATGGAACTGCCTTTTGGCGATAATTCCTTTGATTATGCAACAATAGGCTTCGGGCTGCGCAATGTTCCTGATCCTGTCCAGGTCCTTAACGAAATGAAAAGGGTGGTAAAGCCTGGAGGCATGGTTGTCTGCCTGGAGCTGTCCAAGCCGATGAAGCAGCCGTTCAAGGGCGTTTATTATTTTTATTTTCAGCGCATCCTGCCGCTTATGGGCAAACTTTTTGCCAAAAGATACGAGCAGTACAAGTGGCTGCCTGAATCGCTGGCCCTGTTCCCGGACAGAGTGCAGCTTGAAGCGATTTTTCGTGACACCGGACTGAAAAAAGTGGAATCCTTCCCCTTGACCGGAGGCATAGCAGCATTACATATTGGGCTCAAGGAGAATTGA